Proteins encoded within one genomic window of Streptomyces taklimakanensis:
- a CDS encoding endonuclease/exonuclease/phosphatase family protein, producing MGRVSRARRVVRRRWGADERGRTPWTRGRVTAAFAVAVAALMALHSHVPGVLGLGSLWETFLPWTGLAVPALSVVALLRRSTLALVALLLPAVVWLGLFHRAVVPWDRGPVEEGTGAAAITVVQHNAGDENRDPTGTARAVAAAGPDLVALQELLPAALPAYDAVLAPGHPHHVVVGSVGLWSKYPLVDSRPLDIRPAGFGTDWNRGLRTTARTPYGDVAVYVVHLPSVRVRPSGFDTARRDESAVLLGAELRAEESPRVILLGDLNGTLDDRGLAPVLNRVDSAGEGVTDGFAFSWPVSFPLARIDHVLARAGAVTRLWTLPATGSDHLPVAARVTFPSGADRGASG from the coding sequence ACGCGGGGCCGGGTCACCGCCGCGTTCGCCGTGGCGGTCGCCGCCCTGATGGCCCTGCACTCCCACGTCCCCGGCGTCCTGGGGCTCGGCAGCCTGTGGGAGACCTTCCTGCCGTGGACGGGCCTGGCCGTCCCGGCGCTGTCGGTCGTGGCGCTGCTGCGCCGCTCGACCCTCGCCCTGGTGGCGCTGCTGCTGCCCGCGGTGGTCTGGCTGGGCCTCTTCCACCGGGCGGTGGTGCCGTGGGACCGGGGTCCGGTGGAGGAGGGGACCGGCGCCGCGGCGATCACGGTCGTCCAGCACAACGCCGGCGACGAGAACCGTGACCCCACCGGCACCGCACGGGCGGTGGCCGCGGCCGGACCCGACCTGGTCGCGCTGCAGGAGCTGCTCCCCGCCGCGCTGCCCGCCTACGACGCGGTCCTGGCCCCGGGCCACCCCCACCACGTGGTGGTGGGGTCCGTCGGTCTGTGGTCGAAGTACCCCCTGGTGGACAGCCGGCCGCTGGACATCCGGCCCGCGGGTTTCGGGACCGACTGGAACCGGGGACTGCGCACCACCGCGCGCACCCCGTACGGGGACGTCGCCGTGTACGTCGTCCACCTGCCCTCGGTCCGCGTCCGGCCGAGCGGCTTCGACACCGCCCGCCGGGACGAGAGCGCGGTCCTGTTGGGCGCGGAGCTCCGAGCGGAGGAGTCGCCCCGCGTGATCCTGCTGGGCGATCTCAACGGCACCCTGGACGACCGCGGGCTGGCGCCCGTCCTGAACCGGGTGGACTCCGCGGGGGAGGGCGTGACGGACGGCTTCGCCTTCAGCTGGCCGGTGTCCTTCCCCCTCGCCCGCATCGACCACGTCCTGGCTCGTGCGGGTGCCGTCACCCGGCTGTGGACCCTGCCGGCGACCGGGAGCGACCACCTCCCGGTCGCGGCCCGCGTCACGTTCCCGTCCGGGGCGGACCGGGGCGCCTCGGGGTAG